The proteins below come from a single Triticum aestivum cultivar Chinese Spring chromosome 5D, IWGSC CS RefSeq v2.1, whole genome shotgun sequence genomic window:
- the LOC123120799 gene encoding zinc finger protein CO3: protein MIKAEPELRGQLRGGGGMLQQRCDSCRSAPCAFYCRADSAALCAACDADVHSANTLASRHRRVPMGAVAPASPAGGAFVVRPGGVNSSWPIREGRRSYYDDGEGEEEEEEATSWLLLDPLRGPEGDAPAFGDALVADFLDLGRAGEKDASSKEYRGHGMESNEGSHELVVPGEPVAQLHERQGFTAEMPYDAQNSNHGYGFGATFQRSLSMSSSPDNSSTVQDVTSSYMRRSESSVDLFSAAAHMSPQFMGMAMDREARVHRYREKRKMRRFEKTIRYASRKAYAETRPRIKGRFAKRADADLEVDQYFSAAALSDSSCGVVPTF, encoded by the exons ATGATCAAGGCCGAGCCGGAGCTCCgtggccagctgcgcggcggcggcggcatgctgCAGCAGCGCTGCGACTCGTGCCGGTCGGCGCCGTGCGCGTTCTACTGCCGGGCCGACTCGGCGGCGCTCTGCGCCGCGTGCGACGCGGACGTGCACTCGGCCAACACGCTGGCCAGCCGCCACCGCCGCGTCCCGATGGGCGCCGTGGCCCCGGCCTCCCCTGCCGGAGGCGCCTTCGTCGTCCGGCCCGGCGGCGTCAACTCCTCCTGGCCCATCCGTGAGGGCCGGAGGTCCTACTACGAcgacggcgagggagaggaggaggaggaggaagcgacGTCGTGGCTGCTGCTGGACCCGCTCCGGGGCCCGGAGGGGGATGCGCCGGCGTTCGGCGACGCGCTCGTCGCTGACTTCCTTGACCTCGGACGAGCAGGCGAGAAGGACGCGTCGAGCAAGGAGTACCGCGGCCACGGGATGGAGAGCAACGAGGGCAGCCACGAGCTCGTTGTGCCCGGCGAGCCGGTGGCGCAGCTGCATGAGCGGCAGGGCTTCACGGCGGAGATGCCGTACGATGCACAAAATTCTAACCATGGGTACGGATTTGGCGCAACATTCCAACGCAGC CTTTCAATGTCATCATCACCGGACAACAGTAGCACCGTCCAGGATGTGACCAGCTCGTACATGAGGCGCAGCGAGAGCAGCGTCGACCTCTTCTCAGCGGCGGCGCACATGTCGCCGCAGTTCATGGGCATGGCGATGGACAGGGAGGCCAGGGTGCACCGGTACAgggagaagaggaagatgaggcgGTTCGAGAAGACCATCAGGTACGCGTCGCGGAAGGCCTACGCCGAGACCAGGCCACGGATCAAGGGGCGATTCGCCAAGCGCGCCGACGCCGACCTCGAGGTGGACCAGTACTTCTCCGCAGCCGCGCTGTCCGACTCCAGCTGCGGCGTTGTGCCGACTTTCTAG